Proteins from one Escherichia coli genomic window:
- a CDS encoding invasion protein has protein sequence MSLVRYNSKIIITVALISLLSACTRENSLKDTQNKRSGESQAIVDARQFFSEHPEYISSAELEQKLYREFAQVTTVPAYKEMSMYQLLVISQDRLTH, from the coding sequence ATGTCATTAGTAAGATATAATAGTAAAATCATAATAACTGTCGCACTGATATCGTTGCTCTCTGCATGCACCAGAGAAAATTCATTAAAGGATACTCAGAATAAAAGAAGTGGCGAATCTCAAGCGATAGTAGATGCAAGACAGTTCTTTAGCGAACACCCGGAATATATATCATCAGCAGAACTAGAGCAGAAACTATATCGCGAATTTGCACAGGTTACGACTGTTCCAGCTTATAAAGAGATGAGTATGTATCAATTGCTTGTCATTTCGCAAGATCGTTTAACACATTAA